A single genomic interval of Saccharothrix saharensis harbors:
- a CDS encoding COX15/CtaA family protein, which translates to MSVPSWFTAFLSTFQRAFAIAVVIAQGGIAVTGSIVRVTGSGLGCPTWPQCFEGSLVPVEHPEVASLHQWVEFGNRTLTGVVGVIAALCVLAAWFNRPRRKRVVVLALVQFGGVVAQAVIGGFTVLTGLLWWTVSVHFLVSMLLVWFAVLLVAALGEGDGPARPLVPRGLLKLQVVQAVTLGLLLLAGTFVTAAGPHAGDAATPRLDLPVDTLSQLHADLLFLFLGMLIALGFALRGHPVPRRPYYALVGVVLAQGALGMVQYWTGVPEVLVSLHVLGAGAVVVATAALWVSTRERAGGQRDDEGLRSQTAGSSVASHV; encoded by the coding sequence GTGTCCGTTCCATCCTGGTTCACCGCCTTCCTGAGCACGTTCCAGCGTGCGTTCGCCATCGCCGTCGTGATCGCCCAGGGCGGCATCGCGGTGACCGGGTCGATCGTGCGGGTGACCGGGTCGGGACTCGGCTGCCCCACCTGGCCGCAGTGCTTCGAGGGCAGCCTCGTGCCGGTCGAGCACCCCGAGGTGGCGTCGCTGCACCAGTGGGTCGAGTTCGGCAACCGCACGCTGACCGGTGTGGTCGGCGTGATCGCGGCGCTGTGCGTGCTGGCGGCGTGGTTCAACCGGCCGCGGCGCAAGCGGGTCGTGGTGCTGGCGCTGGTGCAGTTCGGCGGGGTCGTGGCGCAGGCCGTGATCGGCGGGTTCACCGTGCTCACCGGGCTGCTGTGGTGGACGGTGAGCGTGCACTTCCTGGTGTCGATGCTGCTGGTCTGGTTCGCCGTGCTGCTGGTCGCGGCGCTGGGCGAGGGTGACGGGCCCGCCCGGCCGCTCGTGCCGCGGGGATTGCTGAAGCTGCAGGTCGTGCAGGCCGTGACGCTGGGGTTGCTGCTGCTGGCGGGGACGTTCGTGACCGCCGCCGGGCCGCACGCCGGTGACGCGGCCACCCCGCGCCTGGACCTGCCGGTGGACACGTTGTCGCAGCTGCACGCCGACCTGCTGTTCCTGTTCCTCGGCATGCTCATCGCGCTCGGCTTCGCGTTGCGCGGCCACCCCGTGCCGCGGCGGCCGTACTACGCGCTGGTGGGCGTGGTGCTGGCGCAGGGCGCACTGGGCATGGTCCAGTACTGGACCGGCGTGCCCGAGGTGCTGGTCTCGCTGCACGTGCTGGGTGCGGGCGCGGTGGTCGTCGCCACCGCCGCCCTGTGGGTGTCCACCCGTGAACGCGCCGGGGGTCAGCGTGACGACGAGGGCCTGCGGTCCCAGACCGCGGGCAGTTCGGTCGCCAGCCACGTGTAG
- a CDS encoding ABC transporter permease produces the protein MLLAQARTETVLTLRNGEQILLTVLIPVALLVAMSLMDVIPVPDPRVGSATARILALAVISSAFTGQAIALGFDRRYGVLKRLAATALPRWLLVAGRVVAALAVVAVQVVIIAVVALLLGWRLPSATGLLWAALLILLGTLSFGALGVLLGGALRAEIVLALANIVWFALLLVGGVALGVDALPGWLATVVDALPSAALALALHDAVVEGAAPSPGHVAVLVVWGVAAGVTAMRTTKLS, from the coding sequence ATGCTGCTCGCCCAGGCCCGCACCGAGACCGTGCTCACGCTGCGCAACGGCGAGCAGATCCTGCTGACCGTGCTCATCCCGGTGGCGCTGCTGGTCGCGATGAGCCTGATGGACGTCATCCCGGTGCCCGACCCGCGGGTCGGCTCGGCCACCGCCCGCATCCTCGCGCTGGCCGTGATCTCGTCCGCGTTCACCGGGCAAGCGATTGCGCTCGGCTTCGACCGGCGTTACGGCGTGCTCAAGCGCCTCGCCGCGACCGCGCTCCCCCGCTGGCTGCTCGTCGCCGGACGGGTCGTCGCGGCGCTGGCCGTGGTCGCCGTGCAGGTCGTCATCATCGCCGTGGTCGCGCTGCTGCTCGGCTGGCGGCTACCGTCCGCTACCGGTCTGCTGTGGGCGGCTCTGCTGATCCTGCTCGGCACGTTGTCGTTCGGCGCGCTCGGCGTGCTGCTCGGCGGCGCGCTGCGGGCGGAGATCGTGCTCGCACTGGCCAACATCGTGTGGTTCGCGCTGCTGCTCGTCGGCGGCGTCGCGCTCGGCGTGGACGCGCTGCCGGGGTGGCTGGCGACCGTCGTGGACGCGCTGCCGTCCGCCGCGCTCGCGCTCGCCCTGCACGACGCCGTGGTCGAGGGGGCCGCGCCGAGCCCCGGTCACGTCGCCGTGCTGGTCGTCTGGGGCGTGGCCGCGGGCGTGACGGCGATGCGGACCACCAAGCTCAGCTGA
- a CDS encoding ABC transporter ATP-binding protein has product MSPHPQHPAVEVSGLVKRYGSTVAVNGLDLTLDTGTVLALLGPNGAGKTTTVEVCEGFRAADGGEVRVLGLDPRRDGDRLRPRIGVMPQGGGGYPGVRADEMLRLVAACAANPLDPRWLLDVLGLSSAVRTPYKRLSGGQQQRLSLACALVGRPELVFLDEPTAGMDPQARRLVWELVSALRADGVSVLLTTHLMDEAEALADHVVIVDAGRVVAQGSPAELTEHHADDRQLRFRARPGLDLTLLRDALPEGLEVREATRGTYLVQGHIDPQVLSTVTSWCAQQGVLAEELTVARRSLEDVFLELTGRELRS; this is encoded by the coding sequence GTGAGCCCGCACCCCCAGCACCCTGCCGTGGAAGTGTCGGGGCTGGTCAAGCGCTACGGCTCCACCGTCGCGGTGAACGGACTCGACCTCACCCTGGACACCGGCACGGTCCTCGCGCTCCTCGGCCCCAACGGCGCCGGGAAGACGACCACCGTCGAAGTCTGCGAGGGGTTCCGGGCGGCCGACGGCGGCGAGGTCCGCGTCCTCGGGCTCGACCCCCGGCGCGACGGCGACCGGCTGCGCCCCCGCATCGGCGTGATGCCGCAGGGCGGCGGCGGTTACCCCGGCGTGCGGGCCGACGAGATGCTGCGCCTGGTGGCCGCGTGCGCCGCGAACCCCCTCGACCCCCGGTGGCTGCTGGACGTGCTCGGGCTCTCGTCGGCGGTGCGCACCCCCTACAAGCGGCTGTCCGGCGGGCAGCAGCAACGCCTGTCCCTGGCGTGCGCCCTCGTCGGGCGGCCCGAGCTGGTGTTCCTGGACGAGCCGACCGCCGGCATGGACCCCCAGGCCCGCCGCCTGGTCTGGGAACTGGTGTCGGCACTGCGCGCGGACGGCGTCAGCGTGCTGCTCACCACCCACCTCATGGACGAGGCCGAAGCGCTCGCCGACCACGTCGTCATCGTGGACGCGGGCCGCGTCGTCGCCCAGGGCAGCCCGGCCGAGCTCACCGAGCACCACGCCGACGACCGGCAGCTGCGCTTCCGCGCCCGGCCCGGCCTGGACCTGACGTTGCTGCGCGACGCCCTGCCGGAGGGTCTGGAGGTGCGCGAGGCGACTCGCGGCACCTACCTCGTGCAGGGCCACATCGACCCGCAGGTCCTCTCCACGGTCACCTCGTGGTGCGCCCAGCAGGGCGTGCTGGCCGAGGAGCTGACCGTGGCCAGGCGCAGCCTGGAGGACGTGTTCCTGGAGCTGACCGGCAGGGAGCTGCGCTCGTGA
- a CDS encoding DUF998 domain-containing protein yields the protein MVEIRGKTRTAVVPLAVVGLVLSLFPIVYLHVSSVGELSPIAHTISDYIFVDNGSGLLAATALTLAAASIGLLVALVRSGLPRRGPVAVLLGLWAAGLAVAAVFPTDPTGTPTSFSGAVHRYAGAVMFASLPLAGWLISRTFISSTALRRISVAAGITSVAFMVSHVSVVYPGNGAVVLGLFERVLFALLYGLLFALASAVLRREEAS from the coding sequence GTGGTGGAGATCCGGGGGAAAACGCGGACGGCGGTGGTGCCGCTGGCTGTCGTGGGGCTCGTCCTGTCGCTGTTCCCGATTGTTTACCTGCATGTGTCGTCGGTCGGCGAACTGAGCCCGATCGCGCACACGATCAGCGATTACATCTTCGTGGACAACGGCAGCGGCCTGCTCGCCGCGACCGCGCTGACGCTGGCGGCGGCGTCGATCGGCCTGCTCGTCGCCCTGGTCCGGTCGGGTCTGCCCAGACGGGGGCCGGTGGCAGTGCTGCTGGGGCTGTGGGCGGCGGGGTTGGCGGTGGCCGCGGTGTTCCCGACCGACCCGACCGGCACGCCCACGTCGTTCTCCGGCGCGGTGCACCGGTACGCGGGCGCGGTGATGTTCGCGAGCCTGCCGCTGGCCGGGTGGCTGATTTCCCGGACGTTCATCTCCAGTACCGCCCTGCGTCGTATTTCCGTAGCCGCGGGCATCACCTCGGTGGCATTCATGGTCAGTCACGTCTCGGTGGTGTACCCGGGTAACGGCGCGGTCGTGCTCGGCCTTTTCGAGCGCGTTCTGTTCGCCTTGTTGTACGGGCTGCTGTTCGCCCTGGCCTCCGCCGTCCTGCGCCGCGAGGAGGCGTCATGA
- a CDS encoding glycosyltransferase, with product MTWLAVLLAVLGAVFFAFAARLQHDAVRASEGALKVLELLRRPRWLLGLVLLVLGAGVHAAALGMAPLSVVQPVGVVAIGITAVLDGRRRELPAVAWTTFGVGAFVLLAAGSATSTAVVPEAEVKAALLALGLIAVPGLVGVLSTRPAVRALGFGAAGGVAYGFVSVLMRSVSQDVQQGGLAWSTALSAAGIAAALVVGGWFTQHAYASGPPHLAVACLTVVDPLVAVGIGAGLLGEATRTSPLVAAAQVACAAIAVGGVVALARTRTLPAVPTRSETTVTNGRAMRIVIAAETFPPDVNGAARFAHRLATGLAGRGHDVHVICVSPDGAARTERADGITVHRVRSHRTPFHRTFRVGLPWQVRKDVAVLLEELRPDLVHVQAHFVVGRHVLRQAAASGIPTVATNHFMPENLFGHAHVPAWLQGMASRWAWRDLGRVFGVADVVTAPTPRAVRLLHDNGFPERAVPVSCGIDIDRYRSRRPVRRTDAPTVLFVGRLDEEKRVDELLRALALVPRLHAEIVGDGSCRAEWELLARDLGITDRVRFRGFVSESELLDAYASADVFCMPGIAELQSLATMEAMAAGKPVVVADAMALPHLCKPGRNGWLFTPGDVRGLADRLHAVTVDPTVTVRMGAASSDLIAAHAIDTTLETFESLYSRALGLPTPTLTPALAA from the coding sequence ATGACGTGGCTCGCCGTCCTGCTCGCGGTGCTCGGCGCCGTGTTCTTCGCCTTCGCCGCACGCCTGCAGCACGACGCCGTGCGGGCGAGCGAGGGCGCGTTGAAGGTCCTGGAGCTGCTGCGCAGGCCGCGGTGGCTGCTGGGCCTGGTGTTGCTCGTCCTCGGCGCCGGTGTGCACGCGGCGGCGTTGGGGATGGCGCCGTTGAGCGTGGTGCAACCGGTCGGCGTGGTGGCCATCGGCATCACCGCGGTCCTCGACGGTCGCCGCCGTGAGCTGCCCGCGGTCGCGTGGACCACGTTCGGCGTGGGCGCGTTCGTGCTCCTGGCCGCGGGCAGCGCCACGTCCACCGCGGTCGTGCCGGAGGCCGAGGTGAAGGCCGCGCTGCTGGCGCTCGGCCTGATCGCGGTCCCGGGCCTGGTCGGCGTGCTGTCGACCCGCCCGGCGGTGCGCGCCCTCGGTTTCGGCGCGGCGGGCGGTGTCGCCTACGGCTTCGTGTCCGTGCTCATGCGGTCGGTGTCGCAGGACGTCCAGCAGGGCGGCCTGGCGTGGTCGACCGCGCTCTCGGCGGCGGGCATCGCCGCCGCCCTCGTCGTCGGCGGCTGGTTCACCCAGCACGCCTACGCCAGCGGACCGCCGCACCTGGCGGTCGCCTGCCTCACCGTGGTGGACCCGCTCGTGGCCGTCGGCATCGGCGCGGGGCTGCTCGGCGAGGCGACCCGGACCAGCCCGCTGGTGGCCGCCGCCCAGGTGGCGTGCGCCGCGATCGCCGTCGGCGGTGTCGTCGCGCTGGCCCGCACCCGAACTCTTCCCGCAGTACCCACCAGATCGGAGACGACAGTGACCAACGGACGCGCCATGCGGATCGTGATCGCCGCGGAGACGTTCCCGCCGGACGTCAACGGCGCGGCCCGGTTCGCCCACCGCCTCGCCACCGGGCTCGCCGGCCGCGGCCACGACGTGCACGTGATCTGCGTGTCGCCGGACGGCGCGGCCCGCACCGAGCGGGCCGATGGGATCACCGTGCACCGGGTGCGGTCGCACCGCACGCCGTTCCACCGCACGTTCCGGGTCGGGCTGCCGTGGCAGGTGCGCAAGGACGTCGCCGTGCTGCTGGAGGAGCTGCGGCCGGACCTGGTGCACGTGCAGGCGCACTTCGTCGTGGGGCGGCACGTGCTGCGGCAGGCGGCGGCGTCGGGCATCCCGACCGTGGCGACGAACCACTTCATGCCGGAGAACCTGTTCGGGCACGCGCACGTGCCGGCGTGGTTGCAGGGCATGGCGTCGCGGTGGGCGTGGCGGGACCTGGGGCGGGTGTTCGGCGTGGCCGACGTGGTGACCGCGCCGACGCCGCGGGCCGTGCGGCTGCTGCACGACAACGGTTTCCCGGAGCGGGCCGTGCCGGTGTCGTGCGGCATCGACATCGACCGGTACCGGTCGCGGCGCCCCGTGCGGCGCACCGACGCGCCGACCGTGCTGTTCGTGGGGCGGTTGGACGAGGAGAAGCGGGTGGACGAGCTGCTGCGCGCCCTCGCGCTCGTGCCGCGGCTGCACGCCGAGATCGTGGGCGACGGCTCGTGCCGGGCGGAGTGGGAGCTGCTGGCGCGTGACCTCGGCATCACCGACCGCGTCCGCTTCCGCGGTTTCGTGAGCGAGTCCGAGCTGCTGGACGCCTACGCGTCGGCGGACGTGTTCTGCATGCCGGGCATCGCCGAGCTGCAGAGCCTGGCCACGATGGAGGCGATGGCCGCGGGCAAGCCGGTGGTGGTGGCGGACGCGATGGCGTTGCCGCACCTGTGCAAGCCGGGACGCAACGGCTGGCTGTTCACGCCGGGCGACGTGCGCGGCCTGGCGGACCGCCTGCACGCCGTGACCGTCGACCCGACCGTCACCGTCCGCATGGGTGCCGCGTCCAGCGACCTGATCGCCGCCCACGCCATCGACACCACCCTGGAGACCTTCGAATCCCTCTACTCCCGCGCCCTGGGCCTGCCCACCCCGACCCTCACCCCCGCCCTGGCCGCGTGA
- a CDS encoding patatin-like protein — protein sequence MVDVPREQIRFAVVLNGGVSLAVWMGGVVLELDRLTRGDGPYADLLDMVGSTARADVITGTSAGGINGAALALSQVNANARLERLRDLWAEQGRMEQLLRTPFRGQPVSLLRGDEFFLPRLQEALERLTTDFTPQEDRPVDLRITTTLLAGVPTVHHDDLGQTLVQATHQGSFSFRRDPDGRDDFAAERLPTLVSRLALAARSSASFPFAFEPSFIPVAPGAPDGDKPNMADVASWANDTDNRSRYAVDGGVLVNTPTKEALEAIDRMPAEGPVRRVMLLVFPHAPEAVVEPVAPVDGALPSTMATGGKLLGALTSQSGRTYVDRIEEHNRNAASRRGGRNALLDRLASGGSVTEKLYALAETLHDHYEDVRIRHAARDVTTRQFEVPGANTAGWTFERVRAAAEAAQREYRAQHGKLPYVPTVPQPAALPDHGWPWGITMAERLASAAMEVLKRLVWVMPDAQRLAMARTNLFDVRAKLRAARVELDEHWTTGRAEELDQEYWERRVRRFAAKMLDEPDGVGRRVREQVDRIAGVLGDAHDILDRLDDEQLRVGELRSWHRLLTEPRTDAEAGAGLVAGDLLLSRALALEVATTCLADDTRGGLDQAVELVQISLQTRNAFAEYSVTAEDKAGGASLNRFSGFLKRSWRVNDWIWGRLDGATMLCKVVFDPKRLLRVDRLTGGGGDPVARAAAKVDELVLALFGDGVPDELVPYVRRAKDELGAVYANPDGDHPPTCAALAELAAWGLHTRIICEELPALRAAILADRHEGADRRSRGELFLEEQAALLSRLPVRTDAERVEVGVRGLSAFDRAGIGREPLVQEASSDQVIRTAATAAAVAITVADSDNSGLGTAKPLTRTLRGAALLPYWTITGLTRGGRLAQFLGLLGFALGGALLVLSLFDLLPPWAVGPAAAFGGGTLLAAFGYAALRSGTLLHGLVLLSPVIPLVTVAIDRTRDALASGQTGDQAVTGMVAVGGVLLVVVGLLVIGSLPAPVGTPLAVLGKVRLKPRLLVRVLVAAAIVAGVWAVVRYRLYDLSPAPVVIGTVVAIVFGGVTSYVLGSSLRRWRQVDGVWDTEAAEPPASATAGWAAVYGSALLVIAAVVQVFSLRFTGWEAVLGTALAFGLVLLLVTTWWVPLRARRTIATSLVEQLSILDFDPDDVAAVLLKRLEGHGMLFKFLTDLDDSGRPRLTTTGHRVAHRAAHRSTTGSDLD from the coding sequence ATGGTGGACGTGCCCAGGGAGCAGATCCGGTTCGCCGTCGTGCTCAACGGCGGGGTCAGCCTCGCCGTGTGGATGGGCGGTGTGGTGCTCGAGCTCGACCGGCTGACCAGGGGTGACGGCCCGTACGCGGACCTGCTGGACATGGTCGGCAGCACGGCCCGCGCCGACGTCATCACGGGCACGTCGGCCGGCGGCATCAACGGGGCCGCGCTGGCGTTGTCCCAGGTCAACGCGAACGCCCGGCTGGAACGGCTGCGCGACCTGTGGGCCGAGCAGGGGCGCATGGAACAGCTGCTGCGCACGCCGTTCCGCGGCCAACCCGTGTCGCTGCTGCGCGGTGACGAGTTCTTCCTGCCCCGGCTCCAGGAAGCCCTCGAACGCCTGACCACCGACTTCACCCCGCAGGAGGACCGACCGGTCGACCTGCGCATCACCACGACGCTGCTCGCGGGCGTGCCCACGGTCCACCACGACGACCTCGGCCAGACCCTCGTGCAGGCCACCCACCAGGGCAGCTTCTCGTTCCGCCGCGACCCCGACGGCCGGGACGACTTCGCCGCCGAACGCCTCCCGACGCTGGTCAGCCGGTTGGCGCTGGCCGCCCGCTCGTCCGCGTCCTTCCCGTTCGCGTTCGAGCCGTCGTTCATCCCGGTCGCACCCGGCGCGCCCGACGGCGACAAGCCGAACATGGCCGACGTCGCCTCCTGGGCCAACGACACCGACAACCGGTCCCGCTACGCCGTCGACGGCGGCGTCCTGGTCAACACGCCCACCAAGGAGGCGTTGGAGGCCATCGACCGGATGCCCGCCGAAGGCCCCGTGCGGCGGGTGATGCTGCTGGTGTTCCCGCACGCCCCCGAGGCGGTCGTGGAGCCGGTGGCCCCGGTGGACGGCGCGCTGCCCAGCACCATGGCCACCGGCGGCAAGCTGCTCGGCGCGTTGACCAGCCAGAGCGGCCGCACCTACGTCGACCGCATCGAGGAGCACAACCGCAACGCCGCCTCACGCCGCGGCGGGCGCAACGCCCTGCTGGACCGGCTGGCGTCGGGCGGCTCGGTCACGGAGAAGCTGTACGCGCTGGCGGAGACCCTGCACGACCACTACGAGGACGTGCGCATCCGGCACGCCGCCCGCGACGTCACGACCCGCCAGTTCGAGGTGCCGGGCGCCAACACCGCCGGCTGGACGTTCGAACGGGTCCGCGCGGCCGCCGAAGCCGCCCAGCGCGAGTACCGCGCGCAGCACGGCAAGCTGCCGTACGTGCCGACCGTGCCGCAGCCGGCCGCGCTGCCCGACCACGGCTGGCCGTGGGGCATCACGATGGCCGAACGGCTCGCGTCCGCCGCGATGGAAGTGCTCAAACGCCTGGTGTGGGTGATGCCGGACGCCCAGCGGCTCGCGATGGCGCGCACGAACCTGTTCGACGTGCGGGCGAAGCTGCGCGCCGCCCGGGTCGAGCTGGACGAGCACTGGACCACCGGCCGCGCGGAGGAGCTGGACCAGGAGTACTGGGAACGGCGGGTCCGCCGGTTCGCGGCGAAGATGCTGGACGAGCCGGACGGCGTCGGCCGGCGGGTGCGGGAGCAGGTGGACCGGATCGCGGGCGTCCTCGGTGACGCGCACGACATCCTCGACCGGCTGGACGACGAGCAGTTGCGGGTCGGCGAGCTGCGGTCGTGGCACCGGCTGCTGACCGAGCCGCGCACCGACGCCGAGGCCGGGGCGGGGCTGGTGGCGGGCGACCTGCTGCTGTCCCGGGCGCTGGCCCTGGAGGTCGCCACGACGTGCCTGGCCGACGACACCCGCGGCGGCTTGGACCAAGCCGTGGAGCTGGTGCAGATCAGCCTGCAGACGCGCAACGCGTTCGCCGAGTACAGCGTCACCGCCGAGGACAAGGCCGGTGGGGCGTCGCTGAACCGGTTCTCCGGGTTCCTCAAGCGGTCCTGGCGGGTCAACGACTGGATCTGGGGCAGGCTCGACGGCGCGACCATGCTGTGCAAGGTGGTGTTCGACCCGAAGCGGTTGCTGCGGGTGGACCGGCTCACCGGCGGTGGCGGCGACCCGGTCGCCCGGGCCGCGGCGAAGGTCGACGAGCTGGTGCTGGCGTTGTTCGGCGACGGCGTGCCGGACGAGCTGGTGCCGTACGTGCGGCGGGCGAAGGACGAGCTGGGCGCGGTCTACGCGAACCCCGACGGCGACCACCCGCCGACGTGCGCGGCGCTGGCCGAGCTGGCCGCGTGGGGCCTGCACACCCGGATCATCTGCGAGGAGCTGCCCGCGTTGCGCGCGGCGATCCTGGCCGACCGGCACGAGGGCGCGGACCGGCGTTCGCGCGGCGAGCTGTTCCTGGAGGAGCAGGCGGCACTGCTGTCCCGGCTGCCCGTGCGGACGGACGCGGAACGGGTCGAGGTGGGCGTGCGGGGGCTGAGCGCGTTCGACCGGGCGGGCATCGGGCGTGAGCCGCTGGTGCAGGAGGCGAGCAGCGACCAGGTGATCCGCACGGCGGCGACGGCCGCGGCGGTGGCGATCACCGTGGCCGACAGCGACAACTCCGGGCTGGGCACGGCGAAACCGCTGACCAGGACGTTGCGCGGGGCGGCGCTGCTGCCGTACTGGACGATCACCGGGCTGACCAGGGGTGGGCGGCTGGCGCAGTTCCTGGGGTTGCTCGGGTTCGCGTTGGGCGGGGCGCTGCTGGTGCTGTCGCTGTTCGACCTGCTGCCGCCGTGGGCGGTCGGTCCGGCGGCGGCGTTCGGCGGCGGCACGCTGCTGGCCGCGTTCGGCTACGCGGCGCTGCGGTCGGGCACGCTGCTGCACGGGCTGGTGCTGCTGTCGCCGGTGATCCCGCTGGTGACGGTGGCGATCGACCGGACCCGGGACGCGTTGGCGTCCGGGCAGACCGGCGACCAGGCCGTGACGGGCATGGTGGCGGTCGGCGGCGTGCTGCTGGTCGTGGTGGGGTTGCTGGTCATCGGCAGCCTGCCCGCGCCGGTGGGCACGCCGCTGGCCGTGCTGGGGAAGGTGCGGTTGAAGCCGCGGCTGCTGGTGCGGGTGCTGGTGGCGGCGGCGATCGTGGCCGGTGTGTGGGCCGTGGTGCGGTACCGGCTGTACGACCTGAGCCCGGCGCCGGTGGTGATCGGGACGGTCGTCGCGATCGTGTTCGGCGGGGTGACGTCGTACGTCCTGGGCAGCTCGCTGCGGCGGTGGCGGCAGGTGGACGGGGTGTGGGACACGGAGGCCGCCGAGCCGCCCGCGTCCGCGACCGCCGGGTGGGCCGCGGTGTACGGGTCCGCGCTGTTGGTCATCGCCGCGGTGGTGCAGGTGTTCTCGTTGCGGTTCACCGGGTGGGAGGCGGTGCTGGGCACGGCGTTGGCGTTCGGGCTGGTGCTGCTGCTGGTGACGACGTGGTGGGTGCCGTTGCGGGCTCGGCGGACCATCGCGACGTCGTTGGTGGAGCAGCTGTCCATCCTGGACTTCGACCCCGACGACGTGGCCGCCGTGCTGCTGAAGCGGCTGGAGGGCCACGGGATGCTGTTCAAGTTCCTCACCGACCTGGACGACTCCGGCCGCCCCCGCCTGACCACCACCGGCCACCGCGTCGCGCACCGCGCCGCCCACCGCTCCACCACCGGCTCCGACCTCGACTAA
- the mptB gene encoding polyprenol phosphomannose-dependent alpha 1,6 mannosyltransferase MptB, producing MAAGGMVMANRSGIGEAAPLDAPERRQLDVIRRWGTVGALLMAVGSLGSGAAPVFSPLPGTPLLGLFVRMPSASMGAVWTGMFLIVSAWLWLGRFARPGRPRLVTRSQLDRTLLMWITPLVFVLPMFSRDVYSYLAQSQIAANGQDPYELGPATALGVEHDLTKNVPNIWRETPAPYGPLFLAAGRVISMVTGDSVLPGIFLHRLLGLLGLAMIVWALPRLARRFGVPPVSALWLGAANPLVLFHLVVGVHNEGLAIGLMLVGLELALRKMPVTPGAPTTREELLWIVLGATMITMGAAVKIPAALALGFLGVMIARRWGGRFSDLVRAALLLLVISGVVMVGTCVGTGLGFGWVETLNVAGTVKSWMSPPTAMGFMGGGLGLLLGLGNHTESVIVLMRIVTQAVSVVIVATLLWKAFRGRIKAMNGLGAGLGAVLVLGPVLQPWYVLWAALPLATAVLARRFRVFATTASAVIAVILPPTGSAFDGRAYIVPQAVTAALIAFGVCLFVARKQVIPLIRRDPLPGSA from the coding sequence GTGGCGGCGGGCGGAATGGTGATGGCGAACCGGAGCGGGATCGGCGAGGCAGCACCCCTCGACGCCCCCGAACGGCGGCAGCTCGACGTGATCCGCCGCTGGGGCACCGTCGGCGCGCTGCTGATGGCGGTCGGTTCCCTCGGGTCCGGGGCCGCGCCCGTGTTCAGCCCGTTGCCGGGGACGCCGCTGCTGGGGCTGTTCGTGCGGATGCCCAGCGCGTCCATGGGCGCGGTGTGGACCGGCATGTTCCTCATCGTGTCGGCGTGGCTGTGGCTGGGCCGGTTCGCCCGGCCGGGCCGACCCCGGCTGGTGACGCGCAGCCAGCTCGACCGCACGCTGCTGATGTGGATCACGCCGCTGGTGTTCGTGCTGCCGATGTTCAGCCGTGACGTCTACAGCTACCTGGCGCAGTCGCAGATCGCGGCCAACGGGCAGGACCCGTACGAGCTCGGCCCGGCCACGGCGCTGGGCGTGGAGCACGACCTGACCAAGAACGTGCCGAACATCTGGCGCGAGACGCCCGCGCCGTACGGGCCGCTGTTCCTGGCCGCCGGGCGGGTCATCTCCATGGTGACCGGCGACAGCGTGCTGCCGGGCATCTTCCTGCACCGGCTGCTGGGGCTGCTGGGCCTGGCGATGATCGTGTGGGCGCTGCCGCGGCTGGCGCGGCGGTTCGGCGTGCCGCCGGTGAGCGCGCTGTGGCTGGGCGCGGCGAACCCGCTGGTGCTGTTCCACCTGGTCGTGGGCGTGCACAACGAGGGCTTGGCGATCGGCCTGATGCTGGTCGGGCTGGAACTGGCGTTGCGGAAGATGCCGGTGACGCCCGGTGCGCCGACGACGCGTGAAGAGCTGCTGTGGATCGTGCTCGGGGCGACCATGATCACGATGGGCGCGGCGGTGAAGATCCCGGCCGCGCTGGCGCTCGGGTTCCTCGGCGTGATGATCGCGCGGCGGTGGGGCGGCCGGTTCTCCGACCTGGTGCGGGCGGCGCTGTTGTTGCTGGTCATCTCGGGTGTGGTGATGGTCGGGACGTGCGTGGGCACCGGGCTGGGGTTCGGCTGGGTGGAGACGCTGAACGTCGCCGGCACGGTGAAGAGCTGGATGTCCCCGCCGACCGCGATGGGGTTCATGGGCGGCGGGCTGGGGCTGCTGCTCGGGCTGGGCAACCACACCGAGTCGGTGATCGTGCTGATGCGGATCGTGACGCAGGCCGTGTCGGTGGTGATCGTGGCGACGCTGCTGTGGAAGGCGTTCCGGGGCCGGATCAAGGCCATGAACGGCCTGGGGGCGGGCTTGGGCGCGGTGCTGGTGCTCGGGCCCGTGCTGCAGCCGTGGTACGTGCTGTGGGCCGCGTTGCCGCTGGCCACGGCCGTGCTGGCGCGTCGCTTCCGGGTCTTCGCCACCACCGCGAGCGCCGTGATCGCGGTCATCCTGCCGCCGACGGGATCGGCGTTCGACGGGCGCGCCTACATCGTGCCGCAGGCCGTGACGGCCGCCCTGATCGCGTTCGGCGTGTGCCTCTTCGTCGCCCGCAAGCAGGTCATCCCCCTGATCAGACGCGACCCCCTCCCCGGCTCCGCCTGA